One window of Nicotiana tomentosiformis chromosome 11, ASM39032v3, whole genome shotgun sequence genomic DNA carries:
- the LOC104104378 gene encoding ras-related protein RHN1-like isoform X2 — protein sequence MGTGKTSLVLRFVKGQFFDFQEPTIGAAFFTQLLSLNEATIKFDIWDTAGQERYHSLAPMYYRGAAAAVVVYDITSKDSFERAKKWVQQLQRQGNPNLVTVLVANKADLDSERMVDNEEGNQYAKENGLLFFETSAKTAQNINELFHVIAKRLASAAPAHLGGMKLHNRTGEGVRRLFCCSA from the exons ATGGGCACTGGAAAAACCAGTTTAGTGTTAAGATTTGTCAAAGGACAATTCTTTGACTTCCAG GAGCCAACAATTGGAGCAGCCTTCTTTACTCAGCTACTTTCTCTAAATGAAGCAACCATAAAGTTTGACATATGGGACACTGCAGGACAAGAGCGGTACCACAGTTTAGCTCCCATGTACTACCGTGGTGCAGCAGCTGCTGTTGTAGTCTATGATATCACTAGCAAG GATTCATTTGAAAGAGCTAAAAAGTGGGTGCAACAGCTCCAAAGACAAG GAAATCCAAATTTGGTGACTGTTTTAGTGGCCAATAAGGCTGACTTGGATTCAGAAAGAATGGTGGACAATGAG GAAGGAAACCAATATGCTAAAGAGAATGGCTTGCTATTCTTTGAAACTTCAGCAAAAACTGCTCAGAATATAAACGAGCTCTTCCATGTAATAG CAAAGAGATTAGCTAGTGCTGCCCCAGCTCACCTAGGTGGAATGAAACTACACAACAGAACAGGGGAAGGAGTGAGGAGACTATTCTGTTGCTCTGCATGA
- the LOC104104378 gene encoding ras-related protein RHN1-like isoform X1: MATRRNKNIQAKLVLLGDMGTGKTSLVLRFVKGQFFDFQEPTIGAAFFTQLLSLNEATIKFDIWDTAGQERYHSLAPMYYRGAAAAVVVYDITSKDSFERAKKWVQQLQRQGNPNLVTVLVANKADLDSERMVDNEEGNQYAKENGLLFFETSAKTAQNINELFHVIAKRLASAAPAHLGGMKLHNRTGEGVRRLFCCSA; this comes from the exons ATGGCAACGAGGAGGAACAAAAATATACAAGCCAAGCTG GTACTGCTGGGGGACATGGGCACTGGAAAAACCAGTTTAGTGTTAAGATTTGTCAAAGGACAATTCTTTGACTTCCAG GAGCCAACAATTGGAGCAGCCTTCTTTACTCAGCTACTTTCTCTAAATGAAGCAACCATAAAGTTTGACATATGGGACACTGCAGGACAAGAGCGGTACCACAGTTTAGCTCCCATGTACTACCGTGGTGCAGCAGCTGCTGTTGTAGTCTATGATATCACTAGCAAG GATTCATTTGAAAGAGCTAAAAAGTGGGTGCAACAGCTCCAAAGACAAG GAAATCCAAATTTGGTGACTGTTTTAGTGGCCAATAAGGCTGACTTGGATTCAGAAAGAATGGTGGACAATGAG GAAGGAAACCAATATGCTAAAGAGAATGGCTTGCTATTCTTTGAAACTTCAGCAAAAACTGCTCAGAATATAAACGAGCTCTTCCATGTAATAG CAAAGAGATTAGCTAGTGCTGCCCCAGCTCACCTAGGTGGAATGAAACTACACAACAGAACAGGGGAAGGAGTGAGGAGACTATTCTGTTGCTCTGCATGA
- the LOC104104378 gene encoding ras-related protein Rab5-like isoform X3: MATRRNKNIQAKLVLLGDMGTGKTSLVLRFVKGQFFDFQEPTIGAAFFTQLLSLNEATIKFDIWDTAGQERYHSLAPMYYRGAAAAVVVYDITSKDSFERAKKWVQQLQRQGNPNLVTVLVANKADLDSERMVDNEEGNQYAKENGLLFFETSAKTAQNINELFHVIAKTNALCSKEIS; the protein is encoded by the exons ATGGCAACGAGGAGGAACAAAAATATACAAGCCAAGCTG GTACTGCTGGGGGACATGGGCACTGGAAAAACCAGTTTAGTGTTAAGATTTGTCAAAGGACAATTCTTTGACTTCCAG GAGCCAACAATTGGAGCAGCCTTCTTTACTCAGCTACTTTCTCTAAATGAAGCAACCATAAAGTTTGACATATGGGACACTGCAGGACAAGAGCGGTACCACAGTTTAGCTCCCATGTACTACCGTGGTGCAGCAGCTGCTGTTGTAGTCTATGATATCACTAGCAAG GATTCATTTGAAAGAGCTAAAAAGTGGGTGCAACAGCTCCAAAGACAAG GAAATCCAAATTTGGTGACTGTTTTAGTGGCCAATAAGGCTGACTTGGATTCAGAAAGAATGGTGGACAATGAG GAAGGAAACCAATATGCTAAAGAGAATGGCTTGCTATTCTTTGAAACTTCAGCAAAAACTGCTCAGAATATAAACGAGCTCTTCCATGTAATAG ccAAAACAAATGCATTATGCAGCAAAGAGATTAGCTAG